The sequence CGCCCGGCCCGAAGGCCTGGCAGGCCGTGAGCGCGCAGGCGACCGCCAGCCACGCGCGCGGCGCGCGGGCCCTCGGAGTCCGTTCCGGGCTGGTCAGGTCTGCTCCCTCTCCCTAAATCACTTACCCGCACGAGCCGCGAAGGGCAGGGAGAACACGAAAACCACAACCCCCAGCAGGATGATCGTCGGCCCGGGCCGGAGCGACCACCAGGCCGCCAGGGCCGTCCCGGCGACCGCGACGGCCGCCCCGCACGCTGCCGAGCCCATCATGTACGCTCGCATGCCGCCAGCCACGTTGCGGGCAATCGACGCCGGGATGATGGTGAGGGCGCCCATGAGGAGCGTGCCGACCAGCTTGATCCCCAGGGCGACCACGCCGCAGAAGACCACCAGCAGCAGGAGGTCGTACCCCCGACCCGCACCGGCCACCCGCGCGAGATCTTCGGACAGGACCCGCAGCAGGAAGCGCCTGGCGAACGCGAACGTCACGCCCAAGGCAGCCAGGGCCGACCCCAGCGTGATCGCCAACTCCGGGGCGGACAGCGCCGGAAAGGCCCCGAAGAGCGACTCGAGGATCTCCGCGTCGGGGATGAGGAGGATGCCCACGGCCAGGCTCGCCGTGAAGAGCAGGCCCACCAGGGCGTCGACCGGCAGGCCGGTCTGGTCTTGCAGCCACCAGACCAGGCCGGCGGCGAGCAGGAGCGAGACGACGATCCCCCAGAGCGGATCCAGGCCGTAGGCCAGGGCGAGGGCGATCCCCGGCAGGGCGACATGCGAGAGGGCGTCTCCGACCAGGGCCATGCGTTTCAGCACGACGAAGGCGCCGATGGCGCCCGAACTGGCTCCCACGGCGGCTGCGATCGCCAGTTGCTGGGCGAGCGTTCCCGCGGCAGGGACCGCGTCAGCCCCGGTCAGCAGCATGGCCGGCGCCAGCCGCGTGGCCGTGGACCCCGACGGGGCCGAAGAGCCGCTCGAGGGCCGCGGGCGTGAGCGTCTCCGCGGGCGGTCCGGTGCACAGCAGCCGCCGGTTGAGGCAGAGCACCCGATCCGCGCAGGTCGACACGACGTTCAGGTCGTGGGAGATGAGCAGGACCGTCGCCCCGCGCTCGCGGCAGATGCGGCGCATGATGGCGTAGACCGTCTGGCCGAAACCCGCGTCCACCGAGGCCGTGGGCTCGTCGAACAGCACGACGTCGGGGTGCTCCAGCAACGCCCAGGACACCAGCAGGCGCTGGAGTTGCCCGCTCGACAGCACGCCCACGGGCCGGTCGAGAACGTGCGGCGGCAGGCCGAGCAGATCCAGCTCGTGCGTGAGGTGGGCGACGAACTGCCGGTCGGGCAGCCAGAAGCGCGGCGAGGCGAGCAGGAAGAACTCGGTGACCGTCAGGGGCATGGCGGCCGGCACCGTGAAGCGCTGCGGCACGTAGACGACGCGCGCCCCGGGCGCCCAGGCGACGTGCCCGGTGTACGGCACGAGGCCCAGGAGCGCCTTGAAGAGCGTGGTCTTTCCCGCCCCGTTGGGCCCCACCACCGCCAGGATCGTGGCGCGATCGACCGTGAAGGTCACGTCGTCGAGCAACGTCTCGCCTCCCAGGCGGACGGTCAGATCGCGCACTTCCAGTACGCGCATGCGCTCAGCGCTCCTGGTCGCGCAGGTTACTCGGGATGTCCTCGGCCGGCAACAGGGAAGCCCGCAAGGCGGTTTCCCCGAGCACCGGCAGCGTGAACCAGAAAGTCGATCCGCCGCCCTCGCGGCTCTCGACGCCGATATCTCCGCCCAGTGCCTCCACGATGGCCTTGCTGATCGACAGGCCCAGGCCCGTGCCTTTGCGCAGCGGCGACCCCGGGCCCTGCAACTGGCTGAAGCGCAAGAACACCTGATCACGGGCGTCCGCCGGGATGCCGATGCCGGAGTCGGAGACCTCGACGCACAGGCGTCCCGCGAGCAGGCAAGACCGCACGGTGATCGCGCCGCCGGGTGGCGTGAACTTGAGCGCGTTCGACAGCAGGTTGGTGACGACCTGGCGGATGCGGCGGGCGTCGCCGACCACCACGGCGTCGTGCAGGTTCGCCGAAACCAGCTCTAGGCTCCGTTCGCGGGCCGCGGCCTCCGCCGCCTGCACGGCGTCGCGGACGATCGGCGCGATCGCCGTGGGCGCGCGCTCCACCTCGAAGCGCCCGGCCAGGATCTGCGCCGAGTCGAGCAGGTCGTTGATCAGTTCCAGGAGCCGATCGCCGCCCTCCAGGATGGTCCTGACGAGCTTGCGCTGCTGCCCCGTCAGCTCCCCGGCGACGCCGTCCTCCAGGCACGACGCGGCGCCCAGGATGAAGTTGAGGGGCGTGCGCATCTCGTGGCTGATCACGCTAAGGAAGCGCGACTTGTGGACCTCGACCTCCTTGCGCGCCATCGCCCGGTGGATGGCGCGGACGGCCTGGTCGGGGCCGATCTCGCCCTTGACCAGGTAGTCCTGCGCTCCGGCGCGGAGCGCCCGGATGGCCGCCTCCTCGTCGGCCAGGCCCGTGAGCACGACGACCGGCAGTTCCAGGTGGCGGCGCACGATGCGGTCGACGGCGCCCACGCCTTGCGAGTCGGGCAAGCCCAGATCCAGCAGCAGCAGGTCGTACGGCTTGTGGCCCAGGGCCACCACGGCCTCGCCGAGGCGTTCCACGTGGTCGACCCGGAACTCGCCCGGCGGCAGCATCTCCCGGATCAATTCCGCGTCGCCCGGATTATCCTCGACCAGGAGGACCGACACCATCAGGAGGCCTCCGCCGGGAGCCGCGCGGTGGCCAGCCAGAAACTCTCGAGCGACCGGATGGCGGCCGCGAACTGGTCGAAGTCCGCGGGCTTGGTGACGAAGGCGTTGGCGTTGAGGGCGTACGACTGCGCGATGTCCCGTTCGGCCCCCGACGAACTGAGCACGACGACCGGAATCCGCTTGAGGTCGGCATCCTGCTTGATCAGGCGCAGGACCTCGCGGCCATCCAGGCGCGGCAGGTTGAGATCGAGCAGGATGACGTCGGGTCGCGGGGCGTCGCGGTACGGCCCCTCGCGCCGCAGGTACGCCAGCGCCTCCTCGCCGTCCTTGACGACGGCCAGGTCCAGCGGGATCTCCGAGGAGACCAGCACCTCGCGCACGAGGTCGGCGTCGCCCTCGTTGTCTTCCACCATCAGCAGCCTGGCCATCTCAGCGCCCTCGCAGCGGCAGCGTGAACCGGAAATCGGCCCCCCGGCCCGGTTCGGACTCGACCCAGATGCGGCCGCCATGCCGCTCTACGACCTTCTTGCAGACCGCCAGGCCGATCCCGGTGCCGGGGTACTCGTTGCGCGTGTGCAGGCGCTGGAAGATGTTGAAGATCTGGTCGGCGTAGCGGGGGTCCAGGCCGATACCGTCGTCGCGGATCGAGAATTCGAAGGCGTGGTCCGTCCTGCGGGACTGTACCCGAATGTGCGGCACCTGCCCGGGCTTGCGGAACTTAATGGCATTCGCGAGCAGGTTCTGGAACACCTGCGCCAGCCGCGCCGGATCGCCCTCCACCACCGGCAGGGGCCCGACCTCGACGCGGGCTCCGGTCTCGGCGATGGCCTGTCGCAGGTTCAACAGCGCGGACTCGAGCGCCTCGCCGGCGTCGGTCGCCGCGAGCACCAGTTCGCGCCGGCTCACCCGGGAGTACTCCAGGAGGCCCTGGATGAGCGCCTGCATGCGCCTGGCGCCGTCAACGGCGTAGTAGATGTACTTGTCCGCCCGCTCGTCCAGCTTCCCCGCGTAGCGCTGCTGGAGCAGTTGCACGTAGCTCGAGACCATGCGCAGGGGCTCCTGGAGGTCGTGCGAGGCGACGTAGGCGAACTGCTCGAGTTCCGAGTTCGAGCGGGCGAGTTCCCCGGTGCGGGCCACCAGGTCGCGATTGAACTGCTCGACCTTGGCCTTCTCCTCCTCGAAGTCCTCGAGGATGTTGAGCACGGCTTTCTGGGACTGCTCCAGGCGGTCGCGTTCGGCCCGGAAGTCGTCGAGGATGTTGAGCACCGCCTGCTGCGTGCGGGTGGCGGCGTCGCGTTCCTCGCCGGCGTCTTCCAGGATGTTGAGCACCGCCCGTTCGGTGCGCGCCAGGGCGTCGCGTTCGCCCACGAAGTCTTCCAGGATGTTGAGGATGGCGCGGGTGTAGTCCTCGAAACCGACCGCCGTGGACACTACCGCCATGGCCTAGGCCTCCGGCTTGCAGCGGGAGCGGAGGTCCTCGATTTCCTTCTTGAGCTCGATCATCTTGAGCTCGCGACCCACGGTCAGGCGCTGGAAGCGCTCCAGTTCGGCCAGTCGCTCCAGTTCCTTCTTGCGCTGCTCGGCGATCTCCGCCTCGGCCCGCCGCTGGGCCGTCACGTCGCGGGCGGCCGCGAACACGCCAAGCACGTTGCCACGCACGTCCTTGTACACCGACGCGTTGTAGAGCACGTCGGTGACCGTGCCGTTCTGGTGGCGGATGGTCAGGGGATAGTCGGTGACGAAGCCCTTCTCGAACACCTGCAGGTAGCCTTCCCGCGCCTTGCCCGGCTCGGTGAAGTAGATCGAGAAGTCGGTCCCGATCAGCCGCTCCCGTGGCACGCCGGTCACCTTGATGGTGGCCTCGTTGACGTCGGTGATCTTGCCTTCCGGGCTGATGGTCACGAGGGGATCGAGCGACGCCTCGATCAGGCTCCTCGCGTACTGCGACGCCTGCTTCTGCGCCGTGACGTCGCGGGCGGCCGCGAAGACGCCCAGCACGTTGCCGTAGGGATCGCGATACACCGACGCGTTGTACAGCACGTCGGTGAGGCGGCCGTCCCGGTGGCGGATGGTGAGCGGGTAATCCGTGACGAAGCCCTTGGCGAAGACCTGCTGGTAGCCCTCCCGCGCCTTCTCGGGCTCGGTGAAGTAATCCGAGAAGTCGGTGCCGATCAGCTTCTCGCGCGGCACGCCGGTGACCTTGATGGTCGCCTCGTTGACGTCGGTGATCTTGCCTTCCGGGCTGATCGTGACGAGCGGATCGAGCGACGCCTCGATCAGGCTCCTGGCGTACTGCGACGCCTGTTTCTGGGCGGTGATGTCGCGGGCCGCCGCGAAGACGCCCAGCACATTGCCGTAGGGATCGCGGTACACGGACGCGTTGTAGAGCACGTCCGTGAGGCGGCCGTCCCGATGGCGGATGGTGAGCGGGTAATCGGTGACGAAGCCCTTCTCGAAGACCTGCAGGTAGCCCTCGCGGGCCCTGTCGGGCGCGGTGAAGTAGTCCGAGAAGTCGGTCCCGATGAGCTTCTCGCGCGGCACGCCGGTGACCTTGACCGTGGCCTCGTTGACGTCGGTGATCTTGCCCTCCGCGCTGATGGTGACGAGCGGATCGAGCGACGCCTCGATCAGGCTGCGGGCGTACTGCGAGGCCTGCTTCTGCGCCGTCACGTCGCGGGCCGCCGCGAAGACGCCCAGCACGTTGCCGGCGGCGTCGCGGTAGACCGAGGCGTTGTACAGCACGTCGGTGAGGCGCCCGTCGCGATGGCGGATGGTCAGCGGGTAGTCGGTCACCGATCCCTGCGAGAACACCTGCTGGTAACCCTCGCGAGCCTTCTCGGGCTCGGTGAAGTACGTCGAGAAGTCCGTGCCGATCAGCTCCTTGCGCGGCACGCCGGTGATCTTGACGGTGGCTTCGTTGACGTCGGTGATCTTGCCTTCCGGGCTGATCGTCACCAGGGGGTCGAGCGAGGCCTCGATCAGGCTGCGGGCGTACAGCGAGGCCGCCCGCAACTGCTCCTCGGCCATCCGGCGTTCGGTGACGTCGCGGGAGATGGACGATGCCCCGATGACCTTGCCGTCTCCGTCCCGGATCGGCGAGACCGTCAGCGACACGGTTATCTGCCGGCCGTCCTTGCGCGTGCGGGTCGTCTCGTAGTGATCCACCCGCTTGCCCTGCCGGATCCTGCGCAGGATGTCGTTCATCTCGTCGGGCCGATCCCGCGAGGCGAGAATCGTGACCGGCCGGCCCACGATCTCGCCGGCCTTGTAGCCGTAGATCTCCTCGGCGCCGCGGTTCCAGCTCGTGACGATGCCGTCGAGGGTCTTGCTGTAGATGGCGTCGTCGGACGAGTTGACGATGGCCGCCAGGAGCGAGACCGTCTCCGACCGGCCCGCTTCCGGGATCATGGTGTGAACGATCTTCGGCTCGCCGGCGGCCTTCTCCCGACCGGCCCCTCCCCGACTCTCCCCCAAGTCCCCCTCGCAATCCACGGCGGCCCGGGAATCCGCCCCGGGCCCGAGTCCGAACCCGTCGCGGCATAGCCTACCCGCGCAGCCACCTTCGTCAAGGCCGCTACCGGAACTTCCGGGGCAGATCCGACGTAGGCTCCCCGGGCGCCGCCCGCGTAGGCTTCCGGGGCGATCGGCGGTACTTCCGGGAGGCGGTGCGGTGGACAGGAAACGGCTCTGGATCTGGCTCTTCGCCGTGATGGCGTTCTCGTTCCTGGTGCTCGGGTACTTCGGCCGCGACGTCTACACCCAGGCCCCGCCGCTGCCGGCGCGGGTCGTGACCACCGGCGGCCAGGTGCTCTTCACCGGCCAGGACATCCGCGACGGGCAGAACGCCTGGCAGTCGGCGGGCGGCCAGGAGGTGGGCAGCGTCTGGGGCCACGGCGCGTACGTCGCGCCCGACTGGTCGGCCGACTGGCTGCACCGCGAGGCCACCTGGCTCCTCGACGCCTGGG comes from Candidatus Tanganyikabacteria bacterium and encodes:
- a CDS encoding metal ABC transporter permease translates to MLLTGADAVPAAGTLAQQLAIAAAVGASSGAIGAFVVLKRMALVGDALSHVALPGIALALAYGLDPLWGIVVSLLLAAGLVWWLQDQTGLPVDALVGLLFTASLAVGILLIPDAEILESLFGAFPALSAPELAITLGSALAALGVTFAFARRFLLRVLSEDLARVAGAGRGYDLLLLVVFCGVVALGIKLVGTLLMGALTIIPASIARNVAGGMRAYMMGSAACGAAVAVAGTALAAWWSLRPGPTIILLGVVVFVFSLPFAARAGK
- a CDS encoding metal ABC transporter ATP-binding protein, with the protein product MRVLEVRDLTVRLGGETLLDDVTFTVDRATILAVVGPNGAGKTTLFKALLGLVPYTGHVAWAPGARVVYVPQRFTVPAAMPLTVTEFFLLASPRFWLPDRQFVAHLTHELDLLGLPPHVLDRPVGVLSSGQLQRLLVSWALLEHPDVVLFDEPTASVDAGFGQTVYAIMRRICRERGATVLLISHDLNVVSTCADRVLCLNRRLLCTGPPAETLTPAALERLFGPVGVHGHAAGAGHAADRG
- a CDS encoding response regulator, which translates into the protein MVSVLLVEDNPGDAELIREMLPPGEFRVDHVERLGEAVVALGHKPYDLLLLDLGLPDSQGVGAVDRIVRRHLELPVVVLTGLADEEAAIRALRAGAQDYLVKGEIGPDQAVRAIHRAMARKEVEVHKSRFLSVISHEMRTPLNFILGAASCLEDGVAGELTGQQRKLVRTILEGGDRLLELINDLLDSAQILAGRFEVERAPTAIAPIVRDAVQAAEAAARERSLELVSANLHDAVVVGDARRIRQVVTNLLSNALKFTPPGGAITVRSCLLAGRLCVEVSDSGIGIPADARDQVFLRFSQLQGPGSPLRKGTGLGLSISKAIVEALGGDIGVESREGGGSTFWFTLPVLGETALRASLLPAEDIPSNLRDQER
- a CDS encoding response regulator, which produces MARLLMVEDNEGDADLVREVLVSSEIPLDLAVVKDGEEALAYLRREGPYRDAPRPDVILLDLNLPRLDGREVLRLIKQDADLKRIPVVVLSSSGAERDIAQSYALNANAFVTKPADFDQFAAAIRSLESFWLATARLPAEAS
- a CDS encoding PAS domain S-box protein; protein product: MIPEAGRSETVSLLAAIVNSSDDAIYSKTLDGIVTSWNRGAEEIYGYKAGEIVGRPVTILASRDRPDEMNDILRRIRQGKRVDHYETTRTRKDGRQITVSLTVSPIRDGDGKVIGASSISRDVTERRMAEEQLRAASLYARSLIEASLDPLVTISPEGKITDVNEATVKITGVPRKELIGTDFSTYFTEPEKAREGYQQVFSQGSVTDYPLTIRHRDGRLTDVLYNASVYRDAAGNVLGVFAAARDVTAQKQASQYARSLIEASLDPLVTISAEGKITDVNEATVKVTGVPREKLIGTDFSDYFTAPDRAREGYLQVFEKGFVTDYPLTIRHRDGRLTDVLYNASVYRDPYGNVLGVFAAARDITAQKQASQYARSLIEASLDPLVTISPEGKITDVNEATIKVTGVPREKLIGTDFSDYFTEPEKAREGYQQVFAKGFVTDYPLTIRHRDGRLTDVLYNASVYRDPYGNVLGVFAAARDVTAQKQASQYARSLIEASLDPLVTISPEGKITDVNEATIKVTGVPRERLIGTDFSIYFTEPGKAREGYLQVFEKGFVTDYPLTIRHQNGTVTDVLYNASVYKDVRGNVLGVFAAARDVTAQRRAEAEIAEQRKKELERLAELERFQRLTVGRELKMIELKKEIEDLRSRCKPEA